A single window of Nitrospira sp. CR1.1 DNA harbors:
- the tolB gene encoding Tol-Pal system beta propeller repeat protein TolB: MNRVIIGLMIALCVMVGAGLFGILDSRATDVFLEATRPDFQKIPIGVFGFQNGGGPEWLGGRLEEVLKADLQRSLVFSLVDLPGIGVKTREVTTTDKAVFKQAAENGVSVLVWGKSGQKNGSKDSELLMDGFVYDSGSDEVVGGKRYVGSTSVVRLMAHRFADELVFRYTGEPGIARTKIVYVAEHGNARELFVMDYDGHEPKQITADGFLNLMPRWSPDRRFIVFTAYRSRNTQDIDILELATGKRWTLVSMAGLNITPALSPDGNYLAFASSQDGNSEIYKLDTRTKAPQRLTVNQGGDLSPTWSPTGREIAFTSDRGGAPQVFVMSADGSNVRRLTYEGDYNAAPAWSPRGNWLAYVCRTAQRLYKLCIVSPDGQKRVQVTTGPGIDDSPSWSPDGRHLTFSSTVDGKSHIYMVDTDGKNLERITFGGTHNSSPSWSPAL; the protein is encoded by the coding sequence ATGAATCGTGTGATCATCGGTCTTATGATTGCCCTTTGCGTCATGGTTGGAGCCGGCTTGTTCGGAATTCTGGACTCCCGCGCCACTGATGTCTTTCTTGAAGCGACCCGGCCGGATTTTCAAAAAATTCCCATCGGGGTGTTCGGGTTTCAGAACGGCGGCGGTCCGGAATGGCTCGGCGGCCGGCTCGAAGAAGTGTTGAAGGCCGACCTGCAACGATCCCTGGTGTTTTCACTCGTGGATTTGCCTGGAATCGGCGTCAAAACACGCGAGGTGACGACGACGGATAAGGCGGTGTTCAAACAAGCTGCCGAGAATGGGGTGTCAGTACTGGTATGGGGGAAATCCGGGCAGAAGAACGGCAGCAAAGACAGTGAGTTGCTGATGGACGGCTTTGTGTATGACAGCGGCAGCGATGAAGTCGTCGGAGGCAAGCGTTACGTCGGGTCCACGTCGGTGGTCCGGTTGATGGCGCATCGGTTTGCCGATGAGCTGGTCTTTCGTTATACCGGAGAACCGGGGATCGCCAGAACCAAGATCGTCTATGTCGCAGAGCACGGGAATGCCCGCGAATTATTTGTGATGGACTACGATGGTCACGAGCCCAAACAGATCACGGCGGACGGTTTTCTGAACCTCATGCCGAGGTGGTCGCCCGATCGCCGGTTTATTGTGTTTACGGCCTATCGGAGCCGGAATACCCAGGACATTGATATCCTGGAGCTTGCGACGGGCAAACGCTGGACGCTGGTGTCCATGGCGGGGCTGAACATCACCCCGGCCTTGTCGCCGGACGGGAACTATCTGGCATTTGCCAGCAGTCAGGACGGCAATTCGGAAATCTATAAGCTCGATACGAGAACCAAGGCCCCCCAGCGTCTGACGGTCAATCAGGGAGGCGATTTGTCACCAACCTGGTCTCCCACCGGACGGGAAATTGCGTTCACGTCTGATCGTGGCGGAGCCCCGCAGGTGTTCGTCATGAGCGCTGACGGTTCCAACGTGCGCCGTCTGACCTATGAAGGGGATTACAATGCCGCTCCGGCGTGGTCGCCGCGAGGAAACTGGCTCGCGTATGTCTGTCGAACGGCCCAGCGGTTATACAAGTTGTGCATCGTGTCGCCTGACGGTCAAAAACGGGTGCAGGTCACGACAGGCCCCGGGATCGACGACTCGCCGTCCTGGTCTCCTGACGGCCGGCACCTGACCTTCAGCTCGACCGTTGACGGCAAGAGCCACATTTACATGGTAGATACGGACGGAAAAAATCTGGAACGCATTACATTCGGCGGCACACACAATAGTTCGCCGTCCTGGTCTCCGGCACTTTAG
- a CDS encoding TonB family protein, giving the protein MGDAGGDRLRKTVVVSLLLHLCLLSIIMGAKFLKKTERPLSAVEVSLVTLPPMEAKPEPKVEKVEKPVPRPAPKPVQSAPIPVPPKPVQTPPPPPAPTPMPVQAAPVAKASPPAPAPVPAPRLQAPVLAAPQPIPQAAKSPSSAPVTKRADVLRDVMKDVELPTDAPKYGDLAPMKPAEVKKTAQPKLGAPERSDLDAMLKKLNVPDMAAPQVAPPQEPPKPNVAPPKRASLSEEMTSDLDRELQDLKKLQAPPPVKASEPVREVKPMFREPQPPAAAPPVTASIPRTKPVPMLRMPGVSGSNPYLARVQARISAFWTAPPVDISGKALTVTVRFRLERDGRVGSVIIEQSSGNDYYDMAAQRAVQSAIPLPPFPPDLTESYFDAHFTFAVGEAAG; this is encoded by the coding sequence ATGGGTGATGCCGGAGGTGACCGTCTACGCAAGACGGTGGTCGTGTCCCTACTGCTGCACCTGTGTCTCCTCTCCATCATTATGGGCGCCAAGTTCTTGAAGAAAACAGAACGCCCTTTGTCGGCTGTGGAAGTCTCCCTGGTGACCCTTCCGCCGATGGAGGCGAAGCCTGAGCCCAAGGTCGAGAAGGTTGAAAAGCCCGTACCGAGACCGGCGCCGAAGCCGGTGCAGTCCGCTCCGATTCCCGTGCCCCCCAAACCTGTGCAGACTCCGCCTCCCCCGCCGGCTCCGACTCCCATGCCGGTTCAGGCGGCTCCGGTTGCCAAGGCTTCTCCACCAGCTCCTGCTCCGGTGCCTGCACCCCGATTGCAGGCTCCCGTGTTGGCGGCGCCGCAACCGATACCACAGGCAGCCAAATCGCCCTCTTCCGCTCCCGTCACCAAGAGGGCGGATGTGCTTCGAGATGTGATGAAGGATGTGGAATTGCCGACGGACGCGCCCAAGTATGGGGACCTCGCGCCCATGAAGCCGGCCGAGGTCAAAAAAACCGCCCAGCCGAAATTGGGCGCGCCTGAACGATCAGATCTGGATGCCATGTTAAAGAAGCTCAATGTGCCTGACATGGCCGCTCCTCAGGTTGCGCCCCCACAAGAGCCCCCGAAACCGAATGTCGCGCCCCCGAAGCGCGCATCACTGTCCGAGGAAATGACCAGTGATCTCGACCGCGAGCTCCAGGATCTGAAGAAACTTCAGGCGCCTCCGCCTGTCAAAGCGTCCGAGCCGGTGCGAGAGGTCAAGCCGATGTTCCGCGAGCCACAGCCTCCTGCGGCGGCGCCACCGGTCACGGCGAGTATTCCCCGAACCAAGCCCGTTCCCATGCTGCGGATGCCGGGAGTGTCCGGATCCAATCCGTACTTGGCCCGGGTTCAGGCGCGGATCAGCGCATTTTGGACGGCGCCGCCGGTTGATATTTCAGGCAAGGCGCTGACGGTGACCGTGCGATTTCGGTTGGAGCGAGATGGTCGGGTTGGAAGCGTGATCATCGAACAGTCTTCCGGCAATGACTACTACGACATGGCTGCGCAGCGCGCCGTGCAAAGCGCGATTCCGTTGCCGCCCTTTCCGCCTGATCTGACAGAATCGTATTTCGATGCCCACTTCACTTTTGCCGTAGGCGAGGCTGCAGGATGA
- a CDS encoding OmpA family protein, producing the protein MRSDDMRIRVATMGLTMVVGMLLVIQGGCSKKSIQSGGDAQSSERGMAKSGGPAPSAMGSTGSMGASPNLDAPSATFPDLSLSTKPEDPETGGLRGFDSVSGGKAPSEERLGGGGTMLAKVEPSESTARQIEEIRREQAKEQAASVEAGLRDVFFGYDSWTITEDGRQSLTQDAQWIKANAGALVKIEGHCDERGTLAYNLVLGEKRAKAVRNYLVELGIGANRLSVVSYGKERPFCNERNESCYQQNRRGHVVVRSK; encoded by the coding sequence ATGAGGAGTGACGATATGAGGATACGGGTAGCGACAATGGGCCTGACCATGGTAGTCGGGATGCTGTTGGTCATTCAGGGAGGGTGTTCCAAGAAATCGATTCAATCCGGCGGCGATGCCCAGTCCTCGGAGCGCGGGATGGCGAAGTCGGGCGGGCCTGCTCCAAGCGCGATGGGCTCGACGGGGTCAATGGGAGCAAGCCCGAACCTGGATGCTCCCAGCGCCACGTTCCCGGACTTGTCTCTCTCCACCAAGCCGGAAGACCCTGAGACCGGCGGCCTGCGCGGATTCGATTCCGTGTCGGGCGGCAAGGCCCCGTCCGAGGAACGGCTCGGCGGCGGCGGAACGATGTTGGCCAAGGTCGAACCGTCGGAAAGCACGGCGCGCCAGATCGAGGAAATTCGCCGGGAGCAGGCGAAGGAGCAGGCGGCATCGGTGGAAGCCGGATTGCGCGATGTGTTTTTCGGCTACGACAGCTGGACGATTACGGAAGATGGCCGGCAATCGTTGACGCAGGACGCTCAATGGATCAAGGCGAATGCCGGGGCGTTGGTCAAGATTGAAGGTCATTGTGACGAACGCGGCACGCTGGCCTATAATCTCGTATTGGGCGAAAAGCGAGCCAAGGCTGTGCGGAACTATCTGGTCGAACTCGGCATCGGCGCTAACCGGTTGTCGGTGGTGTCCTATGGAAAAGAACGGCCGTTCTGCAACGAGCGCAATGAAAGCTGCTATCAACAGAATCGTCGCGGGCATGTGGTGGTCCGCTCGAAATAA
- the xerD gene encoding site-specific tyrosine recombinase XerD, which produces MMALCSDRGLAIVDQACSEPSLMRASLKDRDVAGRAPQESESLPLEPLVARYCDDVRIVRGLSRHTLSAYQRDVKVFQRYLRDQHVDDPCHVSPPLLAAFLEQLHRGGLAASSRARALAAVRGFFRFLKQEGIVSANPTVSLRSTSRVRRLPKTLSLEEVTRLLDLPHRLAPEDHRDRAMVEVLYAAGLRVSELIALRMDQCNLEVGYVGITGKGDKQRVVPIGRPAVAEVQAYVLGARPMLLKQRSSRFVFVTRRGTPLTRQAFWKLLRARAQRAGIARLPSPHMLRHSFATHLLQRGADLRSVQAMLGHADIATTQIYTHVDAAQLKKVHTACFPRNKPRR; this is translated from the coding sequence GTGATGGCGTTGTGTTCAGATCGAGGCTTGGCTATAGTCGATCAAGCATGCTCCGAGCCATCCCTCATGAGGGCGTCCTTGAAGGACCGTGATGTGGCAGGCCGCGCTCCGCAGGAGTCGGAATCGCTTCCGTTGGAGCCGCTCGTCGCGCGTTATTGTGACGATGTGCGGATTGTGCGCGGACTCTCACGACATACCTTGTCGGCCTACCAACGGGATGTGAAAGTCTTTCAGCGCTATCTTCGCGATCAGCATGTCGATGATCCTTGCCATGTGTCTCCTCCGTTGCTCGCGGCGTTTCTCGAACAGTTGCATCGCGGCGGACTTGCCGCTTCCTCGCGCGCGCGGGCATTGGCGGCGGTGCGCGGCTTTTTCCGTTTTCTAAAGCAGGAAGGCATTGTCAGCGCGAATCCGACGGTCAGTCTACGGAGCACGTCGCGGGTGCGACGCTTGCCAAAAACATTGAGCCTGGAAGAGGTGACCAGGCTTCTGGATCTCCCGCATCGCCTGGCGCCCGAAGATCACCGTGATCGCGCAATGGTGGAAGTGCTCTATGCTGCGGGGCTGCGTGTGTCGGAGTTGATTGCCTTGCGGATGGATCAGTGCAATCTTGAGGTAGGGTATGTTGGCATTACGGGAAAAGGCGACAAGCAGCGGGTGGTACCGATCGGACGGCCGGCGGTGGCGGAGGTGCAGGCCTATGTGTTGGGTGCGAGGCCGATGCTGTTGAAGCAACGATCGTCACGATTTGTGTTCGTCACCCGCCGCGGCACGCCCTTGACCCGGCAGGCATTTTGGAAACTCTTGCGCGCGCGGGCTCAGCGGGCGGGAATTGCGCGCCTGCCATCACCGCACATGCTGCGCCATTCGTTTGCCACGCATCTTTTGCAGAGGGGGGCCGACTTGCGCTCTGTGCAGGCGATGTTGGGGCATGCCGACATTGCGACCACGCAAATTTATACCCATGTCGATGCGGCACAGTTGAAAAAAGTCCACACGGCGTGTTTTCCGCGCAACAAACCCCGTCGTTGA
- a CDS encoding ABC transporter substrate-binding protein, whose product MVPRSVSRAPHLRACSVALAVALLVGFAALGDAAPAPKTPSAPRSNQAKPPANTGQSSLDQAKRLIDAEQPEAAAVMLRRFIEGGPAPDLLDDAYLLMAAAMYGMKEHAETIRYVNQLLGEFPNSDLVDRAKLLLARSHARAGNLDLALPLLSEVRSLSADPTIKRDALRLTGEFQAQKKDFLRAIQAWLDELPLDVGDQAHETEMQIRELVNDKLDGPSLMRVRDAYPKTFPGDLASIKLIDLHTAAGEDHLVERDLRLFLSRFPNHPYAAKAAELQSVVRTKFKSHPYAIAAIFPMSGKLAPFGTEVLNGIQLALERPKDGGESPSIGLIVKDTESDRSTFLDELSSVLSDDRPLAVIGPLLSKNLPVMAELAERTHIPLITPSATIPNLRRFGNYVFSTALTYGHQAKRMAEYAVKEQQFKRFAILYPDTPYGRDLARLFAQEIRQQDGELIVSEPYKEGDTDFRAVIGKLKAEDLKRYGVEVQVDNDPAKTGIRRGGKKGKRLLYSPGFDAVFIPGRSLDVGLLAAQLAFYDIAVPLLGANGWNTPDFARVADRSVEGSVFADGFFSDSTSPVVQEFVERYRKRFQATPSLFAAQGYDAARLAVEAIRRGATSGEAVRDYLMMQHDLPTLSGPSGFSPDGTLNRHVFLIQVKQGKFVPLE is encoded by the coding sequence ATGGTTCCTCGATCCGTATCCCGCGCCCCGCATCTCCGCGCGTGCAGCGTCGCCCTCGCGGTGGCGCTCCTCGTAGGCTTTGCCGCGCTCGGCGACGCAGCCCCTGCGCCCAAGACTCCGTCCGCACCCCGTTCGAACCAGGCGAAACCGCCCGCAAACACCGGCCAATCCTCCTTAGATCAGGCCAAACGGCTGATCGACGCGGAACAGCCGGAAGCTGCAGCCGTCATGCTGCGACGGTTCATCGAAGGCGGCCCCGCGCCGGATCTCCTCGACGACGCCTATCTCCTGATGGCCGCCGCCATGTACGGCATGAAGGAGCATGCGGAAACCATCCGCTACGTCAATCAGCTGCTCGGGGAGTTTCCGAACTCAGACCTAGTTGACCGGGCAAAGCTCCTGCTCGCCAGGTCCCACGCCAGGGCCGGCAATCTGGATCTCGCGCTGCCTCTGCTTTCCGAAGTGCGCAGCCTGTCCGCCGATCCCACCATCAAGCGCGACGCCCTGCGGCTGACAGGAGAGTTTCAAGCACAGAAAAAGGATTTTCTCCGGGCCATTCAAGCCTGGCTTGATGAGCTACCGCTGGATGTTGGCGACCAGGCACACGAAACCGAGATGCAGATTCGAGAACTGGTCAACGACAAACTCGACGGGCCGTCGCTGATGCGCGTCCGTGATGCCTACCCGAAGACATTCCCCGGCGACTTGGCCTCCATCAAGCTCATCGACCTCCATACCGCTGCCGGAGAGGACCATTTAGTCGAGCGGGACTTGCGCCTCTTTTTGAGCCGCTTCCCCAACCATCCCTACGCCGCGAAAGCCGCCGAGCTCCAGAGCGTGGTGCGAACCAAATTCAAATCGCACCCCTACGCCATTGCCGCCATTTTTCCCATGTCCGGCAAACTCGCCCCTTTCGGCACAGAAGTGTTGAACGGGATCCAACTCGCGCTGGAGCGACCGAAAGACGGAGGCGAAAGCCCGTCGATCGGCCTCATCGTCAAAGATACGGAATCCGACCGCTCGACATTCCTCGACGAACTCTCCTCGGTCTTATCCGATGACCGGCCGCTTGCCGTCATCGGGCCGTTGCTGTCGAAAAACCTGCCGGTCATGGCCGAGCTGGCCGAACGCACCCACATCCCGTTGATCACCCCCAGTGCGACCATCCCGAACTTGCGTCGCTTCGGCAACTATGTCTTCAGTACGGCGCTGACCTACGGGCATCAAGCCAAACGGATGGCGGAGTATGCCGTCAAAGAGCAACAGTTCAAACGGTTCGCCATTCTCTATCCCGATACCCCGTACGGCCGCGACCTGGCGCGCCTCTTCGCGCAAGAAATCCGGCAACAGGATGGAGAACTGATCGTCAGCGAACCCTACAAGGAAGGTGACACCGACTTCCGGGCCGTGATCGGCAAGCTCAAAGCCGAAGATCTGAAGCGGTATGGCGTCGAGGTGCAAGTCGACAACGATCCGGCCAAAACCGGAATCAGGCGGGGAGGCAAAAAAGGCAAACGCCTACTCTATTCGCCAGGATTCGACGCTGTGTTTATCCCCGGACGTTCATTGGATGTGGGCCTGTTGGCGGCCCAACTGGCCTTTTACGACATCGCCGTTCCGCTGCTCGGCGCCAATGGATGGAACACCCCGGATTTCGCGCGCGTGGCCGATCGTAGCGTTGAAGGCAGCGTGTTTGCGGACGGATTCTTCTCCGACAGCACCAGCCCGGTCGTGCAGGAATTCGTGGAACGGTATCGCAAACGATTCCAAGCCACGCCGTCGCTCTTCGCCGCCCAAGGATATGACGCCGCACGACTGGCGGTGGAAGCGATCCGGCGAGGCGCCACGAGCGGAGAAGCGGTCCGTGACTATTTGATGATGCAGCATGACCTGCCGACCTTGAGCGGCCCCAGCGGGTTTAGCCCCGACGGCACCCTCAATCGCCACGTCTTCCTCATTCAAGTCAAACAAGGCAAGTTCGTCCCCCTGGAGTAG
- a CDS encoding protein TolR produces the protein MTSETRHRRFMAEINVIPLVDVVLVLLVIFMVTAPMLYRGMDINLPKSASNTIKPEARAVLSIERDQRLYLDKDPVSVVQLERKLRALKDQSPDVSLYLRADRDVPYGIVVQVMDSVKKAGIEKLGMVTEPTGAERVSDSVATPSQPRKK, from the coding sequence ATGACGTCGGAAACCCGCCACCGCCGGTTCATGGCCGAGATCAACGTGATTCCGCTGGTGGATGTGGTGTTGGTGTTGCTCGTCATTTTCATGGTGACGGCGCCGATGTTGTATCGCGGGATGGACATCAATCTCCCCAAATCGGCGAGCAATACGATTAAGCCTGAAGCGAGAGCGGTTTTGTCCATTGAGCGCGATCAACGATTGTATTTGGATAAGGACCCGGTCAGTGTGGTGCAGTTGGAGCGAAAGCTTCGGGCGCTCAAGGATCAGAGTCCGGATGTTTCGCTGTATCTGCGGGCGGATCGAGATGTGCCGTACGGGATCGTGGTGCAAGTGATGGATAGTGTCAAAAAAGCCGGCATTGAAAAGCTTGGTATGGTGACGGAGCCCACGGGGGCCGAGCGGGTGAGTGACTCGGTCGCGACTCCCTCGCAGCCACGCAAGAAGTAG